In one window of Cytophagaceae bacterium ABcell3 DNA:
- the tilS gene encoding tRNA lysidine(34) synthetase TilS, with protein MLDCFLRYITQKDLIRLHQSVIVAVSGGIDSVVLVDLLYNAGFKVAIAHCNFQLRGAESEEDELFVRGLAERLGVPFFLKTFDTQKIASQEKISIQMAARDIRYQWFEELRMAEGYDYVAVAHHKSDTVETVLLNLARGTGIAGLHGIAPKVKNIIRPLLFAGRTDIEKYAAQKTLDWREDSSNKSTKYARNLVRHKMIPLFKHLNPQFEDAMQQTVEKVSAIERIYKAKVDELVRKAVRTEGEMLYVDMSVLSKETEGATLLASILEPYNFSYTDAKNIFLVYKESGKVFLSDSHKLVTSRGGLQIAPLAAKQTSEVTVHAPGNDVEMEGKVFQTAILDHWKIEPDPEVCLADYDKLSFPLHIRHWKEGDKFKPLGMNGFKKLSDFLIDRKLSLLDKEKVLVLTSGENIVWVVGMRMDDRFKITGNTKKVVRIKVASL; from the coding sequence ATGTTAGACTGTTTTCTTCGCTATATAACACAAAAAGATCTAATAAGATTGCATCAATCTGTAATTGTTGCAGTAAGTGGTGGCATTGACTCAGTAGTCCTTGTCGATTTATTGTATAACGCAGGGTTTAAAGTTGCTATTGCCCATTGTAATTTTCAATTGAGAGGTGCTGAATCTGAGGAGGATGAACTGTTTGTGAGGGGTTTGGCAGAACGGCTGGGGGTGCCTTTTTTCTTGAAAACTTTTGATACCCAAAAAATTGCGTCGCAGGAAAAAATTTCTATTCAAATGGCTGCGAGAGATATCAGGTACCAGTGGTTTGAAGAACTAAGAATGGCTGAAGGGTATGACTATGTGGCTGTGGCGCACCATAAATCGGATACCGTAGAGACTGTGCTTTTGAACTTGGCTAGAGGGACAGGAATCGCTGGTTTGCATGGCATAGCCCCAAAGGTTAAAAATATAATCCGTCCGTTGCTTTTTGCTGGAAGAACGGATATAGAAAAGTACGCTGCTCAGAAAACGCTGGATTGGAGAGAAGATAGCTCCAACAAATCTACAAAGTACGCAAGGAACTTAGTGAGGCACAAAATGATACCTTTGTTTAAGCATTTAAATCCTCAGTTTGAAGACGCTATGCAGCAAACTGTTGAAAAGGTGTCTGCAATAGAGCGTATTTATAAAGCAAAAGTTGACGAACTGGTTCGTAAAGCAGTCCGAACGGAAGGAGAAATGCTTTATGTTGATATGAGTGTCCTTTCGAAGGAAACGGAAGGGGCTACTTTGTTGGCAAGTATCTTAGAGCCTTACAACTTTTCGTATACAGATGCCAAAAATATATTTTTAGTTTATAAGGAAAGTGGAAAGGTGTTTCTTTCGGATTCTCATAAGCTTGTGACCAGTAGGGGAGGGTTGCAGATCGCTCCATTGGCAGCCAAGCAAACTTCTGAGGTCACAGTTCATGCCCCTGGAAATGATGTTGAAATGGAGGGGAAGGTTTTTCAAACAGCAATATTAGATCATTGGAAAATTGAGCCAGACCCTGAAGTATGTCTGGCAGATTATGATAAGCTTTCTTTTCCTTTACATATTCGCCATTGGAAAGAAGGGGACAAGTTTAAACCATTGGGCATGAATGGGTTTAAAAAGTTAAGTGATTTTCTCATAGACCGAAAGCTTTCTTTGCTGGACAAGGAGAAAGTGCTGGTGCTTACTTCTGGAGAAAACATAGTTTGGGTAGTAGGCATGAGAATGGATGACCGTTTTAAGATAACAGGAAATACTAAAAAGGTAGTAAGAATAAAGGTGGCAAGTTTGTAA